DNA from Elaeis guineensis isolate ETL-2024a chromosome 2, EG11, whole genome shotgun sequence:
AAGCAAGAAACTCACCCGTCTTCCACTCTTGAGGCCGGGACTCAGAGGATATGCCCAGCTCGACGACGTCGGACCCGTCGTCGAGCACGAAACGCCCCTCCTCCCAACCTGAAACCAAAACACCCTGCCTTCGCTCGTAGGTTAGCAAGCGCGcgcgagagagaagagagagcgagagcgagaggaaggaagggagggagagagaccTGGAGCCAGGCGCGCTGGAAGAGGATGCCGTAGAGGGTCATGGCGGAGGTAGTCGGGCGAGCGTCTTTTAGCTGGCAGCACAAGAGCTTCAGCGCTGCGAGACTGTAATCCATGGCCGAATAGGGTGACGGAGTCCTTCCCTCCCCGCCTCCGGGCGCTCCGTCGCCGAGACTTTATTTACAGGTAAGGATTTATGTGTTATTTAAAAATAGTGAGGGGCTATATATACTGGTAGCTTATACTAATGTCGGCATCATTCTCCGTTCTAGGTGATCATGCTCGtgttaatataataatttaacggGGATTTTATGTAAAATAATATCTGATAATTATTTGCCGACTTCAAGTATGGTTTTACGTGTTTGCCCAGAACCCCCTTGTCGAACATAATTATGTTGTACGAGTGGTTCTATATGAACATGGTTATCCGAATGTGATTAATCTTTCAGGGCTTTTAAAGTGAAATAGTTACGGCAAAGTAGGTACCGACTTGAGACGACGTTTTACAATTTTACGTGTAACCCCTTATATAACATCAATTTTAGCAGTAACTGCGGTTGTCTTAGTTTTACATTTTTGCACATAACCCTTCAAAATAATACTGCAGTGTCCGAGACTTAATATCGGGACATGACCGTAACTGGATAAAGTTTTATAACTTTCGCATATAACCCTTGGGATCTCAATATTCCTAGATGTAGGCAGCGCCGAGCCTCCGGTGTATTTCCATTCGCTTTCGTTCCCCAAAAATCTAATAAACCCACTCGTTTCTCTCCAAGCCAAGCCTCCTAACTCGGGCCTTCCCGTTCTCTCGCGGAGTCTCTCCCACTCCCACTCGCAGCCACTGTGACGAGGCCAATGGCGACAGGTCTAGAACAAAGACTTACAGAAGAAGACAAGGAGAGGGAGGCCCtagtgaaagagaaaagaggagaagaaggagaaggaggaggaggagaagaagaagaagaagaagctccTTCACACCTTCCCCTCGCCCCTTCTTCTTCTGAGGTAAACCATACCATTTCCACTGCTTAAGGTCGGTGATGCAAAACCCTAGCCTCATTTTTTTGCTTTCTGTTCACTGTTTCAAAACTCTGCTATAAATTATTGAAAGAAAACAGGAATCACTCTCTTTTATTCATTATCTCAAACATTTGATGGGCGGTGTCTAACAGACCATAGTAAatttcttgtctctctctctctctctttttttttttttaatttttctttaaatTGATGAGTTGTCACGCAAGGAGGCAAAATCTCAGCTAGTAGATATATTACGGTGTTTATGCAGTTTATATTGtagttttgaattttgaatttgtttATTTATTAAAGCACAGAACATTTGATCATTTATAAACTGTTTATGGCAGCACCGTCCACAAGCATATAGAATTTGGTTCATGAGTCCCTGGGAATTTCAAAGTGATATGTCTTTTCCAAGTAAATATCCTACCCACAAATAGATATTGGCTTCACTGTTGACATTGGTACATCATCCGTAGTTTTATGGTTTTATTATATATGGTTGGaaaattacttcttagaactTTTGAAACAGACCTTATATATGTGGATTCAAGTTgagataatttttgaatttcTATAAAACTTGTTTTCAACAATAGCAGCTGCAGTTGCATTACTTTTATGCAGTTTCTTTATCATGAAATAGAGCCTCTACGATGCATGTTGCGTTCCCAgcctttttaaatttgaattatttttaactTCTGGGAATATGCTTGTTAGTTTTACCTTCCATGTTTAAACTTCACTGGTTTCAATTTCTTTGATACTGATGACTTTTCTCTCtttaaaagaagtttttgacctTCTATCATCAATGAACAGATTAAGACAATGTATTCTTTTGAAATAAATCCTTTTCGCCATTTTTGCTGCAGATATTTGATGTATCAACAACAGTGGATCCCAGTTATATTATCTCTCTCATAAGGCGCCTTTTGCCATGCAATACTAGTG
Protein-coding regions in this window:
- the LOC105053856 gene encoding uncharacterized protein — translated: MDYSLAALKLLCCQLKDARPTTSAMTLYGILFQRAWLQGVLVSGWEEGRFVLDDGSDVVELGISSESRPQEWKTGMYVMVVGHFVAASSQSSGFPLIKVHKIVDLSAYPDREAMWHLEVIEAYKLFYVPSVE